From the genome of Ailuropoda melanoleuca isolate Jingjing chromosome 5, ASM200744v2, whole genome shotgun sequence:
TCACTGAAAGAACATAAACTCAATTGTTTTtccccaccaacaccaccactGCTTACTGTGTGCTGATCAAAGTCTACAGATTAGGTGTTAATGAGTCTGTCTCATTCACCCTGAAGAAGCCTGAAAACAAAAAGTCAGGGTTCTCTTTGCGGGTActccaaagaaataggaaatacatGACAGATATGtaacaaaaggaacagaaaggagaaagcttCCACCTGAACAGAAGTCAAAAGGCTGACCAGGCAGAAACGCAGGACAAGAAACAAGCAGTAAGAACATCCTCAACATGGTAGAGGGAAtttatgaaaaccccacagctaacatcatacaactgtgaaagactgaaaactttccCCCTAAGCCatgaacaagacaaagatacCCACTTTCATTCcgctacttctattcaacattgtagtgGAATCACAATGAAATATCCAGAGCAActggacagaaaaagaaataaaaggcatccaattggaaaaagaagaagtaaaattatctctagtCTCAGAtgacatgaaagaaaatacacaaacccACATGCATTTTAAgaatccacacacaaaaaattagtaagctaataaattcagcaaagtttgcaggattaaaaaaatcaatgcaaaaatcagttgtaatTCTATACACTATCAATGAACAATCcaaacataaaattaagaaaacaatttattttattattttggggcattttaaatagtatcaaaaagaataagatatgtgggaataaatttaaccaaggaggtataAGACTTGTGCACTAGAAATGACAAAACAttgctggaagaaattaaagatctaaaaaaaaaaaaagaaaagacatcccaTTTTCATGAATTGTAAGACTTAATAATAAGATGGTAATActacctaaaaataatttatagattcaatgcaatccctatcaaattccTGTTAGCctcacaggcaacaaaagcaaaaatagacaaagggactacatcaaacttagaAACTTTTGTGGATCAAAGGtcataatcaggggcgcctgggtggctcagtcggttgggcgtctgccttggctcagatcatgatcctggggtcctgggatcaaccggcattgggttccctgctcagtggaaagcctgcttctccctctccctctgcccctcccccgctcatgcgaGCACTCATGCGCATACTGTCTCTCTcacttgtaaataaataaataaatctttaaaaaaaatgaaaacagaaataccatatgatctagcaatcctatttctggatatatacccaaaagaattgaatgCAGtcttaaaaagattttgcacatcTATGTTCACAGGAGCATAGAGAAATAGCATAGGagttattcatgatagccaagaggtggaagcagcccaagtgcccatcagcagatgagtagataaacaaaatttggtaTGTTATTCAACCTTTAAAAGGAAGAGATCCTATCacaagctacaacatggatgaaccttgagatcATTCAAGTGAAATGaaccaatcacaaaaagacaagtactgtatgattccacttatagaaGGTGTGGTGATACTGTGATTCATAATAATACGTATTTGGTCTTCATTCCTGTTCCTGGCAGAGCTCCTAAGACCCTAGGGATTCCCTAAGTGATGAGAGTGATGAAGGTATCTTTTGTTACTTATAACACACCCATTTCAACCACACTTCTGAGTTTGTTAATGCGGTGACTTTTGTAAAGCACTTAAGGATGGGGGATGATTGGCTAGGAGAGGCAACTCTGTTGATATGAGGATTGGAATTTTCAGCTCATTTACTAACATGGTGGGGGTTGTGGGTAGGGAACTGGATTAATTTAATAACCAGTgtccaatgatttaatcaatcatgcctaagTAATGAACCacccataaaaatcctaaatgactaggttcagagagcttccgggTTGGTGAACAAGAAGGCATTCACATGCCAGGGGATGGCACACCCCAAACCCTACAGGGTCAGAGACTTCTGTGCTCAGGACCCTTTAAGACTTTGCCCTATGTGTCTTGTCATCTAGCTGTTCATTCATatcctttaatattctttttctttctttcttttttaaagattttatttatccatttgacagagagagagtgagaaaacacaagcagggggagcagcagagggagagggcgaagcaggctccctgccaagcaggaccctgggatcatgatcaaAGCCAAAGGCcggcacttaaccaactcagccacccaggcaccccacatccttcaatattctttgtaataaaccaataatctagtaagtaaactgttcttaagttctgtgagccattctagtaAATaactgaacccaaggagggggttgtgggaacctgatttctggttggtcagaagcacaggtgacaacctggacatGCAATGGGCATCTGACGTGaagcagtcttgtgggactgagcccttaacctgtgggatctgatgctatctctaggtagacagtgtcagaattgagttaaactgtaggacacccagctggtgctgggagaattgcttggtgtggggaaaTTCCCCACACATTTGAAGTACAGAGTATTCTGTGAATAGTaagtaaaggaaaacaattttttttcaggtatctaaaacagtcaaacacatagaagcagagagtagggGGCAGGGGGAAATAGGAAATTGTTATTCAATGTATATAAAGTTTTAGTAATGTGAGTTCTAGAGATCTGCGGTACAACATTACGCCTATAGTTAACTATACAGTACTGTACACATAGAAATTTAAGGGGTAGATCTCATGTTGTGTTcttactgcaataaaaaaaaattaaaacttgttaATCAAAGGAAGGATACATGCTATCAATAAAATGTATAGACAACttacaaaataggagaaaatatttgaaaatcatgtatctgataagggtcttATATACCGAATATGtgaagaactcttataactcaacaacaaaacacaaacagcccaatttaaaaatgggcaaaagacttgaacagacatttctccaaagatatgtAAATGGCCAGGAagcacatgcaaagatgctcagAGATCCTAAatagggaatgcaaatcaaaaccacaatgcaagAACACTTCAATCCCACCAGGCTAATTATAATCAGAACAATGAAAAGTAACACGTATTGGTGAGGAAACGGGGAAATtgaaacccttgtgcattgccagggggaatgtaaaatggctcagtcactgtggaaaacagtttggtgagtcttcaaaaagttaaaaatagaattaccatatgacccagcagttccgcTCCTTAGTATACCTGAAAGAAGTGAAAacacaggggcgtctgggtgtctcagtcattaagtgtctgcctttggctcaggtcatgatcccagggtcctggaattaagccctgagccgggctccctgctcagtgggaagcctgcttctccttctcccactccccctgcttatgttccctctcacggtctctttctctgtcaaataaataaaatcttaaaaaaaaaaaaaaaagaactgagaacaATCCCATACCCATTGAAAGTctctaataaaaatcttaaaaaaagaaaaagaaaaagaaaaaggaatgaagtactgatacatgctataaatTGGACAGACCTTAAAAACATTACGCTAAGCAGAAGACGACAGACATAAAAgtcatatactgtatgattcgatttatatgaaaagtccagaataggcaaattcatagagacagaaagtagattaatggtcaCTAGAGCTAGGAGAAAGGGGATCTGAAGAGtgactgtttaatgggtatgggTTTCCtttgggtgatggaaatgttttcaaaCTGGACAAGAGGTGATgcttgcacaaccttgtgaatgtactaaattcACTAAACTGTGTATCTTAAGATGGTTAATTGTACATTacgtgaattttacctcaatttaaaaaaaaattaagaaaaccagaCATACAAGGTGTCAAAAAAAGGGATATATTTACAAACCAACAAGCTCCCTAACTCTAgctagagggagaggaaaggaggaggtaGAGAGTATAAAGAGATCCTAAGAGCCCAACCTCACTTCTGTAGAAACCCTGAGTACCAGCCCATGAGGTCAGCTCCTACTCCATGGCCCATTCCTCTTCCAATTCAAGCAGCAGTCCCTCCACTGGCCATAGCCCTCAGTCTTCTTGCCAGTCATCCTGTGCCCAGGTAGGCATGGGTGAAAAGTACTCAAACCCTGGCCCTTTATAGCGCAGAGCATGCAAGAACATCACAAGGTCCTGGGGCAAGGGGTCCTGTCGCACCAGCCGGCACTCTGCACAAAGGGGGTCTATCTCTTGATTCACAACATCTGTTTCAGCTGTCTTCTCTGGTGCCAAGGCCATTGTGTCCAGATTCTGAGGAGCTGCCTTGACTGCTCCATCCATCTTCTGGGCAGATGTAGCCAACTCTTCTAGGTGGTCCTTGCCTAGCTCTGAGGAGGGAGCTGTAGAGTCTATGAGTCCTGGGGACAGATCGCCCTCACAGAGATCTAGCACATCCAGGCTCTGTTTGGCCTGGTGCTCTGCCACAAGGTCCCGAAGCAGTTCCTCATCTGTCTTGGGAATATGGCCGCACCGGCCCCGGGAGGGGCCCCATGCAACTGAGTTGTAGATGGGATCATTGAGGATGGGGTGGCCCAGGAACTGGAGGTGGACTCGGATCTGGTGAGTGCGGCCTGTGAGTGGCCGGCACCGCACCACACTGGAGTGTCCATTGTAGCTCAGTCTCTGGAACACTGTCTCACAGGGCTTGCCCCGAGCATCTACGCGGCACACCCCTACCTTGTAAGATACCACCAAGATGGGCTCCTTGCAGATCACTTCCTCAGTAGGGAACTCCCCCTCTACCCGGCACACGTACTCCTTCTCCAGCTACataggaggaaagagggagaaagtcaGCACGAAGCCTAAACTCATGAAGTTCAGATCCAATACAGTGGTGAGAAATGCATCAGTGTCAGATGGAAGaggattcaaaccccagctccaCCATTTGCCTGCTGTATGATTCTGGGTACAATAGTTAGCCTCTTTAAATTCCATTAACTTGTCTAGAAAACGTTAAGATTAGAAAAGCATTTACCTCACAGGACTGTTATAAGGATTCAGTAAGTTACACTCTAATGTACTTGGTACTgagcctggtacacagtaaacaCTCACTAAATGTATCACAGTCAGACCCAGAGTTACAAGTCTTAAGACCACAGTCACTACCACTTAACTCTTCTACCCAAGCCTCTTCCAACTTCATCCAGAACCTTTCTACCAAGTAGGCTCTCCCCACAATCTTAGAAATCTTAGtcataaaaaaccaaacaaaaccaataaaCACCTTGGTCAGCCTGTCAGCACTTTAAAACTTCAAACTATCAAGAGACCCAGTGTACAAGCCACCTCTAAAGATCTTTGAAACATAAGAGATAATAACCTGTCTTTCGCATTTTCAGTGTTGACCTTCCTGAGCATAGGAAGCTTGGCAAGATAACATGAAGGCCTACTTCACTAGAACTCAGTGACACACTTTTGATACAGAGCCCAGGAAGCGGCATGCAGGGGACAAAAGCCCAGCTCACCTGCCGGTCTCGAACCTGCTCATGAATTCTCTCTGAGACAGCCGCTGTCTTGGCAAACATGAGGACCCCGGAGGTAAGGCGGTCAAGCCGATGTAATGGGTGTAGCTCCTTGAGTTGGTGCTCCTTGCCCAGGATGAAGATGACAGTGTTGTGTCTGAAGCGGCCACAAGGGTGGACAGGAATGGAAGAAGGCTTGTCTACAACCACCATATCCTCATTCTCAGCTAGCAGGCGGACGGGCTCTGCTGTGACTGGTGGCTCGTGCCTGTGCACTCTGTTCCTCAAGAAGTCATTGTCCTGCAAATGACACAGACAACTCATCAGACCAGAGACAAGCAATCTGTATGAACTTCACACAGCTTCCTGTTCCTTACTGACACAGAATGGTCACAGTACATCCTTAAGCAGAAAATACAGCATGCACagtgtattcattttataaaaatacagacacacaGGCAGAGAGCAGGCTTTGAAAAAGTACTAGAAGGACATACACAAAAATGTCTTGGTGGTATTTCTGGGTGGTGGGATTACgaaagttttttggttttatttgtattttctctacaataaaattatatttaaaaggtaagttttctggggtgcctgggtagctcagttggttgagcgtccaactcttgatttctgccagggtcatgatctcagggtggtgggtttgagccccaccttgggctccctactgggaggggagtctacttgggcttctctccctctccttttgcccctccccctgctctctgtctctaaataaataaataaatatcttttttttaaaaataaaaataaataaaaggtaaagtTTTCTAAAATGGAGGGGGGGAAGCTCCATAAAATCATCACTaattgtgaccttgaacaaataaCACCAAGCTGTTAAGTCCAGACATCTGGTCTCTAGACTTGGATTTGCCACAGGCTCACTGCATGTCACttaacttttctgggcctcagtttcctcatctgtaaaatgtgagaaTTAGGCCATACCTGTACTTCTCAAAATTGGGATGGGAGAGGGGATTCAAACCACTCATTCCCCACATGCTAAAATCACCTTGTCTCCCCTCACAAAAGAGTGTTACTGACAGGGGTGTCTGGTAACTCTTAGCTGTGAGAATTTTAAAGGGTCAAAGCACTGGGCTAGACAATTCTAGTCTCTATACCCGACATTTCACAATTCTATCATATCAGGATCTATGATAAATAATTTAAGTAGTAGTTACAAGAACTCAGGCTTTGGAGGTGACACTGTTGCAAGTACTTACCTCTCTGAAGTTTACCTTAGTTTTGTTTCGTCACAGGTAAAATGAGGTGGCAATACCTACCCCACAAGGCTGTcgttagactttatttttttttttaaagattttatttatttattcgacagagatagagacagccagcgagagagagaacacaagcagggggagtgggagaggaagaagcaggctcatagcggaagagcctgatgtggggctcgatcccataacgccgggatcacgccctgagctgaaggcagatgcttaaccgctgtgccacccaggtgcccctagactttAATGTTAAGTACATAAAATGCTTACCTCTGTGCCAGCACACAGTAAGGAGACATAAACAACAGGCGGTATTACTACTATTTGTACAGAGATCTACAACGCAACATAGTGATCAGCGCCAGTGCCACAAGACAGTGCACAAAAGGAGCTTTAAGAATTCCAACTTCTGTCCCCTGGAAACAAGGAAGCCGCCTAGATGGAGGGGATATATGGGCTGAGTTTTGAAGCAGAGACTACTTTTGCGGCGACGGGATAAGAGAAGTGGGCTAGAAGAGTGTTCCGAGTGAAAGCGAAAACGCCTCAGAATTACCTCGATTTTACTCCAGCACCTATGCCCTATTAACTCTGAAAAGACCCCTGCCCCCTTTCCTCGCCCGCTTCCGAACAGACCCATGAGGACTCCACCTTGAGCACAATGCTGAGGTCCTGCACCGGCTCCTCGTTGAGATGCAGGCGCCCCTCCCGGACTGCGGCCTCATAGtaggccaggggctgggctcgGAATTCTGTGCTGAAGACGTGCAGCAAGCTGTGCCCCACCCAGCGGCCTTTACAGTAGGTCCGGAAGTCAAAGTAATAAGGCCGCACTTTGCGCAGGCCGCCTTCGAAGTAGTAGCTGGTCTCTGCAAAGTGCTCATCGCCGAAGCTCACCCCCGCCCGCCGCTTCTTCGGGGGTGGCACGACGCGCTCCCTGGTGGCGTCCCGTCGCTTCTTACGCTTGCCTGGGCCCGAAGCTGCAATCGGGGCccgctcctcgctcagtggggtcTGCTTCCCGTCCTCCGGGGCCGGCTCCGGGCTCCCGGAGGGCCGCTCACCCCTCGCGTCGCCCCTAGCGTCTCCGTTTTGTTGAGCCAGAGCCCTCAGCCCGGTCGCTGCCTCGGCCCCAGTCGAGAGTGTTTCCGCCATCGAACCCCAACAACTACCCCAAATCCTGGCAGCGCTGAGGCGCCGGAGGTTGAGGTACCCTTGCAGAAGAACTGGGAGCCACGGGCAGCCGCCCAACCACATGACAACCAGGTCCCAGATCCTGGGTCGCGGTGTGAGGACGTCACCGGGCACCAGCCAATCAGCGAGGCCCAGTGTAGAGGCGGGGACTGAGAAGAGATGGAGTGACTGAAGGAGTTGAATGAGTGGAGTTGAATGTGTTGAGTTGCAGGTGAGAGGCAGTGAGAGTGAATATGGGAGTTCAGTGGAGAGGCTGTGGGAATGACTCATCAAAAGTGTAGATTCCATGTAGCTATGTTTAAAGCCCCTCGGGTCTGGAAAAACGAAAGGAGCTTTATTCAAAACAAGTCAGAATGAGGATTGCTAAACTCTTGACTATACGAAGAAGCACTGTGTTGTATACTTTAAAGGGTATTATAGTATGTgacttataactcaataaagctgttatataTACAtctaaacacacacgcacaccccagAAGCAATGTCTTCACACCTGTCCTTCCTGAGAAGGATTAGAAAGCTCCCATTTGCCTTTCATATGCTCCTGTCCCATTAAAACCGCAAGTGGGTCAGAAGATGTATTCGTCAGCGTTCTTAAATTCAAAATACGAAATCAACTCTGGTTAACTTCATCAGAGAGGCAATTATTGAAAGGATATTAGTGCCTCATAAAATACAGAGAGCTGGAGAACAGGCTCAGAAACAGAGACAAATCAAGAGAAGACAAGGCCTCTGAAAAACAGCTATATGACAAAAGGGTGAATTGTATGGAATGTGAATTctatttcaataaagtttttttttttaaagaatatttttcctaATGTGTCTGAAGTGCAGACAAGGAATGAGATATTGGAACGTTCTAGAGAGGATGTCCTTGTGGGATTGTATAAAGCCCTGCTACTCAAAATGCAGTCTCTGGATTAGCAACATGGGAAACACCTGGCAACTTGTTGGAACTGCAGAATCttgttccttcttccctcctgacctactgaatgagaatctgtattttaacaatatcttcAGATGGTTTGTCTGCATATTTACCTTTGAGAGTCACTGGTATAGACCATGTAGAGTAgacatttgtcatattttttgGATATCCAGCATCTTCTCAACACTCTTCTTTTGTGTGAGGAATTTCCCACATTATAAGATGTGGAAACTGGAAACTGGCCTTCCCAGATTCCCTTGCAGCTTGGGCATTCATCACCTGGGCTCCATCGATCAGTCAGGGCCTTTAGTTCAGAGGCACACAGCAGAGGAAGCAGGCACAGTGTAGAGCCCATGTGGGACAAGATAGCATTGGAAACATCTGATTTGAAGGGCTAACAGTAGGGGAGATTCTTATGTCCAGTGGTCAGTCAGCAATGCCAGCTGCAGTATCTATGTTCAAAGGCATTGGGGTATTCCCTGAGCAGTTCCTTGGTAAGGTTTAGACACTGTTCCTGGCTGTATAGACCTGAAACATGACTCTCTGGCTCATCTTGAGATTCTGTGAACTACTTAGTATCCTTTAATCCTGTCTGTACAATGGAGTAAAcattagtcacatgtggctatttaaatttaaattaagtaaaatgaaagaaaaattaaaattcagttcttaaGCTGCACAAACTACATTTCGAGTGCTCAATAGCCACTTGAAATTAGTGGCTACCTTATCGGACAGCTCAGATACAGAAAATTTCTATCagcacagaaagttctattggacagagCAGTTTAATAATCAATTTCTTTTACTGCTTAAACTAGTTAAATGAATTCTATTGTTTGAACTAAGAACTCCAACCAACTCACTATGATAAGGATTTAAGTCTTTATTGTAAAAACAATGGGAAATCATCAGAGTTtttcgggtgtgtgtgtgtgacgtgATCAGGTCTCTATTTCCGAAAGATCACCTTTGTTCCAACATGAAGGAGGAATTGAAGAGGGAATCACAAGCTCTAGCTCCAGTTCATTGTGGTTTGATCATGAGAGTTCTAATTCAAATATTCACATACCTAACAAATTTTGAACATTTGCCAGGCATCTTTTGGCTCTGGAGATACAGAGGTAAGAAAGTCATGATTCCTGATCTCAATGAAGGCCTATGCTGGTTaagcatacaaataaaaaaacatatttgtgCTAGGTTACGCTGTGGTTAATGCAGAGTCTGAGACGGAGGAATGTGACTGCCCTCATGTGGCTTCCCCGTATGAACAGTTTGGGGAGTGGGAGACCACCATCGCTTTGCAAGTCCAGGATCTTGTTTCAATTTACTCAGCACACCCACTAATTAAACTTAGAGGACATCGGTGAATCTGCAAGGGTGCCAACTGTAACTTTAAGTTAGAAAATGTATTCCATCTTATACCAGCTACTACTTGTGCCAAATGTTAAAGAcaccctcattctttttttttagaaaatgtatttatttatttgagagagagagtacaagaacACAgtgggtgaagcagactccccgctgagagaGAACCAgacgtgggacttgaacccacaaccctgagatcatgacctgagccaaaggcagatgtttaactgactgagccacccaggcacccaagacaCCCTCATCCTTGTTCAAAATATTTGAGAGGCCACatttgaaatcaagagtttgttTGGTGAgcagaaaatcagagaaaagggTGTGAGTTGAAAGGTCATGGAGTAGCTTGATGAAGCACCTGTAAACCTATGACAGTGAGCCTTTCTATGAATCAGATG
Proteins encoded in this window:
- the RPUSD2 gene encoding RNA pseudouridylate synthase domain-containing protein 2; the encoded protein is MWLGGCPWLPVLLQGYLNLRRLSAARIWGSCWGSMAETLSTGAEAATGLRALAQQNGDARGDARGERPSGSPEPAPEDGKQTPLSEERAPIAASGPGKRKKRRDATRERVVPPPKKRRAGVSFGDEHFAETSYYFEGGLRKVRPYYFDFRTYCKGRWVGHSLLHVFSTEFRAQPLAYYEAAVREGRLHLNEEPVQDLSIVLKDNDFLRNRVHRHEPPVTAEPVRLLAENEDMVVVDKPSSIPVHPCGRFRHNTVIFILGKEHQLKELHPLHRLDRLTSGVLMFAKTAAVSERIHEQVRDRQLEKEYVCRVEGEFPTEEVICKEPILVVSYKVGVCRVDARGKPCETVFQRLSYNGHSSVVRCRPLTGRTHQIRVHLQFLGHPILNDPIYNSVAWGPSRGRCGHIPKTDEELLRDLVAEHQAKQSLDVLDLCEGDLSPGLIDSTAPSSELGKDHLEELATSAQKMDGAVKAAPQNLDTMALAPEKTAETDVVNQEIDPLCAECRLVRQDPLPQDLVMFLHALRYKGPGFEYFSPMPTWAQDDWQED